The Candidatus Rubidus massiliensis DNA segment TCATTAAAAATCTTATCGCTGCATTTTGATTATACGCACCCCAACTCCCTTGCAAAGTAGCAAATAGATTAGCCACTACAGTCCAAACTGGAATAAATAAAAGTAGTGAAAAGACAATTGATGTCGTTTGTAACCATTGAGATACAGGACCATGGATAATATGATGCGCTCCGATCCATGCATAAACAAATGCTATGGACCAAAAACCAATCATGGATAATCGATGGCTATATATAGGAACATTAGCAAGTTTTGGCAAAAAGTAATAAGCTGTTGCTAAACCAAAAGGAGTAAAGATTAGTCCAACGAGATTGTGTACATAAAAAAAACTTACATTGACTTTTGAAATTCCACCTGGCACCCAATTGATCCCATAAGTACCAGCAACCCATGTAAAAGTTGTCCAGACCATAGTTCCCATGGCATACCATAAAGAAACGTACATTTTTTCGTAGATTCTATTAAAAATAGTCATAAATAGATTAACGACTACCAAAAGCCAACCAGCTGTTACCATCATTTTTGTCGGAATAAAACCTACCCAATTTGGTAATTCCGCATATTCCCATCCAAAATTTGTTCCTGCTGGATAAGAATAAATACCTATTAGTAAGCCTGTCCACCATAGCGCAGAAGAAACATAGGCTAGGTTTGGACTCCAAAGAGATATTCCACAAAGTCTTGGCACAAGATAATAAAATAAAGCGATGTCTGCTGACAAAAGCCATAATAAAGTGACGTGTCCAACGTGCACAGGTCGAATTCTTCCAAAACTAATATATTCTCCCGAAAAATAGTCAGGAGTTAAAAAACCATTTATGGAAATAAATAAACCAACAGCCATTCCAACTATCATAAAAAAGATAGCGGGATAAAGCATGACTTTCACCGGAGTGTCATTAAATTTGACCATAGTCATTCCAATTTAGCACTGATTATATTTTGAGATATCTACTTATAAAGCTCTCAAAGCCTATTTAAAAACTATTGATAGCAATAGATTTCTTATACATTATTTTTTTAATAGGATTAAATATTTTTTTTAATTTATGTAGGATTTATTAAATCTTTTCTCCTAGCAAAAATCTCTTTCTGCATGTCTAACAAATCTTTTTCCTTTTCATTTAACCTATCCACTTGTGCTAAATTGGAAATGATCGTTTCTTTAATTTTTTGATAGCTTTTAATATCTGTTTGAATTTTTTGTAATTCGTCTTCTCTTTCTTTAGTATAAATCCTTCCAGAGACTATTTTAGACTCGTTATTTAATTGAGCAATTTTTTTATCTAAGCTTTCTAGAATTTCTTTTATTTTTTCATTTCTTTGTCTTGAATTGAACTCAACTTGATTAATGTTTTTTGGTTTTTCTAGCAAAACTAAAGAACTATGAGATTCAATTAACTCAAGGAACTGATCAAACGCTTGGTTTGGCAATTTTTTTTCTATAAGTAATAATCCAATCTCATTAAATAATTTTTTTTGCTCCTCTAAATACTTTATTAAATCAGTGAAAACTTCATCTTTTTTTTGCTCTTCCGTTATTTTAAACGTTAGCTCTAATAACTTTTGATACGATTCTAAAGCGCTATTTGCTTGTTTTTCATTAGTTTTTGAGAGTAAATAGAAATTTTCTTGCTCTTTTTTTGCGAGCTTTAATTGGTTATTCAATTCCTCTATTTTTTGGTAGTATTCTCCACGAATTTCTTCAACTTTTCGTATAGGTCTATCAAATGCTTCATAAAGCTTTTTTTGTAATAATTGTCGTTTTTCATTCTCTTCACTTAAACTTCTAATGAAAATTACAAGTTGAAGGCGTTGTAAGGAAGTGGTTAAATCTCCCCATGGGGTCATGGAAGTACCAGGAACTCCGTACTTAATCGAACGCAATAGCCTCATATCATCCCTTACATTTAACCAATCTAAATTAGTTAACATTCGAGGTTTTGCATCTTGCATAATACCAGCTCTTGCTCCTGAGCCATCAGCTTCGGCTCCATGGCAAACAGCACAATTGAGTTCAAAAAATAAATGGCCGCTTTTGATGTTATTCTCGGTATAGTATTTTTTTTTTATAAAGTATGAATTTTTTTCAATACTTCCCTCTTTATTAGGGATAACATCAAAAATATCTTGCTCCTCTTTTACAGAAGAAACAAAGGTCTTATTTGCCACTATCGCATTATTATAATTAAAGCTTAAGCTAACAGCTTGATCTAGTTTGTTTTCGTTTCCTTCGTTTTTCAGTTCTTTTAGAACATCTTCTGGCTTATAATTCCATTTAGGAATTTCTTGCATAGAACGATTAGAAGATCCCGGTAGTGTACTAAAGATCCAATTTACGATTTGATCAATTTCCGGCTTAGTTAACACCGGTGTGCTATCTTTAACCATTTTATCTTGTGCCACTTCACCTAAAGGAGGCATTGGAGTACCTTTTACACCATGCGTAATAGAGTCAGCGATCCGCTCTTTGGTGTAATTCTTCAAAAATTCATTACTTCTTAAATTTTTAGGTATGGGATAAATCCATTCTGAAACGGGACCATTTCCTTCCAAAAACTCTCCATGACACTG contains these protein-coding regions:
- the fixN gene encoding hypothetical protein (Cytochrome c oxidase subunit 1 homolog, bacteroid), which codes for MVKFNDTPVKVMLYPAIFFMIVGMAVGLFISINGFLTPDYFSGEYISFGRIRPVHVGHVTLLWLLSADIALFYYLVPRLCGISLWSPNLAYVSSALWWTGLLIGIYSYPAGTNFGWEYAELPNWVGFIPTKMMVTAGWLLVVVNLFMTIFNRIYEKMYVSLWYAMGTMVWTTFTWVAGTYGINWVPGGISKVNVSFFYVHNLVGLIFTPFGLATAYYFLPKLANVPIYSHRLSMIGFWSIAFVYAWIGAHHIIHGPVSQWLQTTSIVFSLLLFIPVWTVVANLFATLQGSWGAYNQNAAIRFLMMGNIFYLVTCVQGPLMALRNVNEITSKTDWIIGHSHISLYATFTFFAIAGIYQAIPVITKKPLWSVPLADWHFNLNLIGSIPFIASLMIGGFYQGIAWSTWANGSTYAEFHNNLAALPFIQTIADMRPWWTLRTIGGAIVLLGNLLFLVNIFNTIVLKPAFHEPEQSLG